The genomic region TTATAATCCGGCTGTTGCAAGAGCTCAGTTTAATGATTTTCTTAAACTTGTTTCTCCCTCTGTTTATCCTGAGTATCAAAAAATTTTCTATGATCTTGCCACAAGGATAGAAGCAGGTAATGTGTCAAGCGCTTACTATGTAACTCAAATTAAGGTTGAAAGACAATCAGGAGCAATAATAGTTTCGGGGTTTCTCTCACAATGGACGCAGGACAAACAATTCATTACAAACGAAACAAGACAATACAAGCTGAAATACAAAATAGAAGATGGTAAATTTCAAGTTTATGAATTTAAAGAATACAAGGAAG from Thermodesulfovibrio sp. 3907-1M harbors:
- a CDS encoding TraE/TraK family type IV conjugative transfer system protein is translated as MKIQKYFEEKANYIYGARLLKFAVIFLCILLAVNSIVTVSLYKSQKIIIIPPSISTQVFISGTDASDEYLKAMVRYVCQLTLNYNPAVARAQFNDFLKLVSPSVYPEYQKIFYDLATRIEAGNVSSAYYVTQIKVERQSGAIIVSGFLSQWTQDKQFITNETRQYKLKYKIEDGKFQVYEFKEYKEGERE